A genomic window from Silene latifolia isolate original U9 population chromosome Y, ASM4854445v1, whole genome shotgun sequence includes:
- the LOC141628606 gene encoding uncharacterized protein LOC141628606, translating to MPDPKDYSIGFGYCWLQGMHPPVPWYFEIWDNWCVPKHSFMGWLIKHKALNTREKLYKLHLTASECFVLCETGSETHLHLFADCPYSRQIIEQIEVWLKLNLDQGINHGIALQKHVCRMAKLACWYHIWMERNQCRIEMKLTRPVYIVNEIQRLVHATLKLFIVYPVLN from the coding sequence ATGCCTGATCCTAAGGATTATTCTATTGGTTTTGGTTACTGTTGGTTGCAGGGAATGCACCCCCCAGTGCCATGGTATTTTGAGATTTGGGATAACTGGTGTGTCCCAAAGCATTCGTTTATGGGATGGTTGATTAAGCATAAGGCACTCAATACCAGGGAGAAGCTTTATAAGCTCCATTTAACTGCCTCTGAATGTTTTGTGTTGTGTGAGACAGGGTCTGAGACTCACTTGCATCTATTTGCTGATTGTCCATACAGCAGGCAGATTATTGAACAGATAGAAGTATGGTTGAAACTCAATCTAGATCAGGGCATTAATCATGGGATTGCACTACAGAAACATGTCTGCAGGATGGCCAAACTTGCATGTTGGTATCATATTTGGATGGAGAGAAATCAGTGTCGAATTGAAATGAAGCTCACTAGACCTGTTTATATTGTGAACGAGATCCAAAGACTGGTTCATGCTACACTGAAACTTTTCATTGTGTATCCAGTTTTGAATTAG